A genomic stretch from Podospora pseudoanserina strain CBS 124.78 chromosome 3, whole genome shotgun sequence includes:
- a CDS encoding hypothetical protein (COG:E; EggNog:ENOG503NTVZ) has product MAPSAVETETTTVPNIGTLKLNATTGPYKEIATTKFDKDAEAGLKGHKAAKYPHYLPTWNPNDKYPPLQPFEHYEHGKDADPSFPNLLPESTAVTHLTPTIGTEVKGIQLSTLSDAGKDELARFVAERKVVAFRDQDFRDLSIEQALEFGGYFGRHHIHPTSGAPEGYPEIHLVHRGAGDNSVDKFFTNRTSSVAWHSDVSYEAQPPGTTFLYIFDKPESGGDTLFVNAAEAYNRLSPAFQERLHGLKATHSAHEQANASALRGGIVRREPVIHEHPIIRTHPVTGEKAIYVNPQFTRDIVGLKKEESDVLLKFLYDHLAYGADFQARVKWEEGTVVVWDNRVTQHSALIDWKNAQRRHLARLTPQAERPFETPYKG; this is encoded by the exons ATGGCCCCCTCCGCTGTGGAAACTGAGACCACCACAGTTCCCAACATCGGCACTTTGAAGCTTAACGCCACCACGGGTCCGTACAAGGAGATTGCCACAACCAAGTTCGATAAGGATGCTGAAGCCGGCCTGAAGGGCCACAAAGCCGCCAAG TACCCGCACTACCTCCCAACTTGGAACCCCAACGACAAGTACCCCCCACTCCAGCCGTTTGAGCATTACGAGCACGGCAAAGACGCGGACCCATCCTTCCCCAACCTTCTCCCTGAGAGCACAGCCGtcacccacctcaccccaACCATTGGCACCGAAGTCAAGGGCATCCAGCTCTCCACCCTCAGCGACGCCGGCAAAGACGAGCTCGCCCGCTTCGTTGCCGAGCGCAAGGTCGTCGCCTTCCGCGACCAAGACTTCCGCGATCTGTCAATCGAGCAAGCCCTCGAGTTCGGCGGTTATTTCGGCAgacaccacatccaccccacCAGCGGCGCGCCAGAAGGCTACCCCGAGATCCACCTCGTCCACCGCGGCGCAGGCGACAACTCAGTCGACAAGTTCTTCACCAACCGCACCTCGTCCGTAGCCTGGCACTCCGACGTCTCCTACGAGGCCCAGCCTCCTGGAACCACCTTCCTGTACATTTTCGACAAGCCCGAATCTGGCGGCGATACCCTCTTCGTCAACGCCGCCGAGGCCTACAACCGTCTCTCGCCTGCCTTCCAGGAGCGTCTTCACGGCCTCAAGGCCACCCATTCTGCCCACGAGCAGGCCAATGCTTCGGCCTTGAGGGGCGGCATCGTCCGCCGCGAGCCCGTGATCCACGAGcaccccatcatcagaaCCCACCCCGTCACAGGCGAGAAGGCCATCTACGTCAATCCTCAGT TCACCCGTGACATCGTCGgcctcaagaaggaggagtccGACGTCCTCCTCAAGTTCCTCTACGACCATCTCGCCTACGGCGCCGACTTCCAAGCCCGTGTCAAATGGGAGGAAGGCACCGTTGTCGTTTGGGACAACAGAGTTACCCAGCACTCGGCGCTGATCGACTGGAAGAATGCCCAGCGGAGACATCTGGCGAGACTGACGCCCCAGGCGGAAAGGCCGTTTGAGACTCCTTATAAGGGTTGA
- a CDS encoding hypothetical protein (EggNog:ENOG503NY03; COG:S), with translation MTETYTISATFCRPGHEKPDPKGKITALLTKGYSIFYYDRLGVEKSEQGLGYVAQLSNQVAILTELAKLVKGGHYVGGTGRPSKTVLVGHGFGSAISSEVVRKNRKLVDGVVLTGFSYNSTHLNGLEFLEAADVQIAAHQKPGKSRQLDTAFKAISLPRTGHGINFHTTAAKSFEKITSFLASSGL, from the exons ATGACCGAGACATACACCATCTCGGCGACATTTTGCCGCCCCGGGCACGAGAAACCGGATCCAAAGGGTAAAATAACGGCG CTGCTGACCAAGGGCTACTCAATCTTTTACTATGACCGGTTGGGTGTGGAGAAGTCGGAACAAGGATTGGGTTATGTTGCGCAGCTATCGAACCAAGTGGCCATATTGACCGAGTTGGCAAAGCTGGTCAAGGGCGGGCATTATGTCGGTGGTACCGGGCGGCCTTCGAAAACTGTGCTTGTTGGGCATGGTTTTGGAAGCGCGATCTCATCCGAGGTTGTGAGGAAGAACAGGAAGctggttgatggggttgttttgACTG GCTTCAGTTACAACTCGACTCATCTGAACGGGCTGGAGTTCCTTGAGGCAGCTGACGTCCAGATCGCTGCCCACCAGAAACCGGGTAAATCGAGGCAACTCGATACG GCATTCAAGGCCATCAGCTTGCCCCGAACGGGGCATGGCATCAACTTCCACACGACTGCTGCCAAGTCATTTGAGAAGATTACCAGCTTTCTGGCATCCAGTGGTCTTTGA
- a CDS encoding hypothetical protein (COG:G; EggNog:ENOG503P39G) translates to MSVCWTGPQLSRFPVPRRRRHPRHSLSSLFFSIPCSSNSRDKLIGQVQQLTTPPMETLNERQFDRLEHDFITALHILHYHRVLDAYGHLSVRNPLMRDTFIMSRSMAPALVSSADDLITLTIDGAKPTDTSNQNQLFSERFIHSEIYRQYPSVNAIVHSHCQAVLPFTINRVRLRPCIHLAGFLRPEGCPVFDTRNHEGMRLGPAHSENPPDDGSGSSGLLVKDEFLGRKLAYKFIDTKTTVVLMRGHGFTTVASNLQNVVFQAIYTAQNAAVQKEAIIMQNAAMAVVGTFPTGADPGIHFLSKAEATAASEMCEDTVRRPWALWQREVEVSPLYQNSA, encoded by the coding sequence ATGTCTGTGTGCTGGACAGGGCCTCAGCTTTCCAGGTTTCCGGTCCCCAGACGGCGTCGTCATCCGAGACATTCGTTGTCTtcacttttcttttccatcccTTGCTCATCCAACTCCCGAGATAAACTCATCGGCCAGGTGCAGCAACTGACAACGCCCCCTATGGAGACGCTCAACGAGCGTCAGTTCGACCGGCTCGAACACGACTTCATCACGGCCCTTCATATCCTCCACTACCACCGTGTTCTCGATGCGTACGGCCACCTCTCTGTTCGAAATCCCCTAATGAGAGATACCTTCATAATGTCCCGCAGCATGGCCCCTGCCTTGGTCTCCAGCGCTGATGATCTGATAACCCTGACCATCGACGGGGCCAAGCCGACAGACACGTCAAACCAAAACCAGCTGTTTAGCGAAAGGTTCATTCACTCGGAAATTTACAGGCAGTACCCGAGTGTCAACGCCATTGTGCACAGTCATTGTCAGGCTGTGTTGCCATTCACCATCAATCGAGTACGACTACGGCCGTGTATCCACCTCGCTGGTTTCCTCCGTCCTGAAGGATGCCCTGTATTTGACACCAGGAATCATGAGGGGATGAGGCTGGGGCCGGCTCACTCCGAAAATCCACCAGAtgatgggagtgggagcAGCGGCTTGCTGGTCAAAGACGAGTTTCTGGGCCGGAAATTGGCCTACAAGTTTATCGACACGAAAACAACCGTGGTGCTCATGAGAGGGCACGGCTTTACTACTGTGGCCTCCAACCTACAAAATGTCGTCTTCCAGGCGATATATACGGCCCAAAATGCCGCGGTGCAAAAGGAGGCCATCATCATGCAAAATGCCGCCATGGCCGTGGTAGGCACCTTTCCGACCGGTGCAGATCCAGGTATTCATTTCTTGAGCAAAGCAGAAGCCACGGCGGCATCGGAAATGTGCGAGGACACCGTCAGGAGACCTTGGGCTCTTTGGCAAAGAGAAGTGGAGGTCTCTCCGCTATATCAGAATAGTGCATAA
- a CDS encoding hypothetical protein (EggNog:ENOG503P60N), giving the protein MPRQLPWKINRDGQTSVETRQSPNPTSTRSPAPSNRPSRPSTAAPNPRSSHERFDAPRPSAGRRGRSPSTSPPPEPPSEELMIEGVDHDDRYRMVEDEFLAVAGEFTRHLHAAEYQRLKGLARSQNADTISNISRPVTGEMTEMVKRRHAALNIASKQRKGITQLKGLSPQTTSDTDDEGAPSRKQPNPNSLQGLMDSPRKQAVPLTSVSSLLQGSSLRETSPSSGRMAPPGLRRAESTFSVPIKREPTPDSDDLDSQAPWPIRRASTQPSIKREMTAAQETSFADFPAPQPRARSRAATIEPSRAMSRPPEQSQRQATQDTKKEEDDDDDNDFLSRIRARRLEQRRRRESRAQPGIKSETQEAALDDIAFV; this is encoded by the exons ATGCCTCGTCAACTCCCGTGGAAGATCAATCGAGATGGACAGACATCGGTGGAAACCAGACAGAgtcccaacccaacatcaactCGCAGCCCGGCTCCTTCCAATCGCCCCTCAAGGCCTTCGACAGCCGCGCCAAACCCGAGATCGTCGCATGAAAGATTCGACGCTCCTAGACCCAGCGCTGGTCGCAGAGGTCGTTCACCCTCAACATCGCCACCGCCAGAACCGCCAAGTGAGGA GCTCATGATTGAAGGTGTCGACCATGACGACCGTTATCGCATGGTAGAGGATGAATTCCTCGCAGTAGCTGGCGAGTTTACGCGCCATCTTCACGCGGCAGAATACCAGCGTCTGAAAGGCCTCGCCAGATCCCAGAATGCTGATACCATCTCGAACATCTCACGCCCCGTCACTGGCGAGATGACCGAAATGGTCAAGCGCCGCCATGCTGCGCTCAACATTGCATCGAAACAACGAAAGGGAATCACTCAGCTGAAGGGACTATCCCCTCAGACAACAAGTGATACCGATGATGAGGGAGCACCGTCACGAAAGCAGCCGAATCCGAATTCCCTCCAGGGACTAATGGACAGCCCGCGTAAGCAAGCTGTACCGCTGACTTCGGTTTCATCCCTGCTCCAGGGCTCAAGCCTCCGGGAAACAAGCCCTTCAAGTGGACGCATGGCTCCCCCtggtttgaggagggcaGAGTCAACCTTCTCGGTCCCGATCAAGCGAGAGCCAACCCCAGACTCTGATGATCTAGACAGCCAAGCACCTTGGCCAATCAGGCGAGCGTCGACACAGCCATCCATCAAGCGCGAAATGACAGCAGCTCAGGAAACATCATTCGCTGACTTTCCTGCTCCGCAGCCCAGAGCAAGATCCCGCGCTGCTACCATTGAGCCATCAAGAGCGATGTCACGTCCGCCAGAGCAGTCTCAAAGACAGGCAACTCAAGATacaaagaaagaggaggacgacgacgacgacaatgATTTCCTTTCTCGTATTCGTGCTAGAAGACTAGAACAAAGACGGCGCCGAGAATCCAGAGCACAGCCAGGAATCAAATCCGAAACTCAGGAAGCAGCCCTTGACGATATTGCATTTGTCTGA
- a CDS encoding hypothetical protein (EggNog:ENOG503P7T8) — MLILGALFAVRTLRHRRHVNDSVAGADHGEHANWEKGEVAAELTTEKSPVVGELSTDSKARPETLRSELAASSPTSPHSSRLSELSGHGMGRPAMHHQPYTAGMSPPYAYPPVFSSQGYPAQGNYATSFPQHGYSAHYTHQGYPAFVSTELEPHSAHFGHDTGQEDNMGSQAPQHSAMELPS; from the coding sequence ATGCTCATTTTGGGTGCCTTGTTTGCCGTTCGTACTCTCCGCCATCGAAGGCACGTTAATGATTCGGTTGCTGGAGCGGATCACGGGGAGCATGCTAATTGGGAGAAGGGTGAGGTAGCGGCCGAGTTGACTACAGAAAAGTCACCAGTGGTCGGCGAGCTATCTACGGACAGTAAGGCGCGCCCTGAGACTCTGAGATCAGAGCTCGCAGCCAGCTCGCCCACGTCTCCACACTCTTCACGTCTATCTGAATTGTCAGGCCATGGCATGGGGAGACCTGCCATGCATCACCAGCCCTATACAGCGGGCATGTCACCGCCATATGCTTACCCCCCAGTATTCTCTTCACAGGGCTATCCAGCCCAAGGCAACTACGCCACAAGCTTTCCCCAGCATGGCTACTCTGCCCACTACACCCACCAAGGTTATCCGGCATTCGTCAGCACAGAGTTGGAGCCACACTCAGCTCACTTCGGTCATGATACGGGTCAAGAGGACAACATGGGTAGCCAAGCACCGCAGCACAGTGCTATGGAGTTGCCGAGCTAG
- a CDS encoding hypothetical protein (COG:M; EggNog:ENOG503NZ6Q) codes for MSHSWNENEAIGIETSTWVRSTDVSQANYPSKKTNNKHDNEEKFDRNAIDGGNLQARIQALTDSEETSSVLFCPHMWQRYLVRFVAFTATLPAVLLLWAAYYQGRTIVSYWTGDESSYIALSRLQMLSATLFFLVEILWAVDQLLVAWQIKSYSFFGTWRPRLRLLGENNLPSVDVVICICKESEAMVYGTVLAAFDLDYPLDKLRVIVTDDGGDSAVESGLAALRSRVGNVFYTSNYDKATEKPPGVKAANLNNALQFIDSLPGGRAELIAVLDVDMIPDRAWLRATIPHFYPAGGYQEDGKEIGLVCGVQTFYNIPDNDPTNQSNSLRVKCYHPIQDQAGKGQCAGSGWVMRRKALDDLPGGQFPTTCVCEDFYTQFLLGQTNHWITAAVAEYLQCGLVPDTYQAQLKQYTRWYLSNLAVQDLHQLSGHSWISLLEKLVWKAPVTMVGLMMMHLKPHLATLQLILFPLLFLTKTPLIVTSPDRSEELIRLLRIHAGSVFFSYLHHVHVGVMAGYRASIMDWGMTKWLSPHYTVAYMKTYFPGLFNSTQSKKSSAAAFVSTGSLKDKLFERFPARRGGLSKRLNHILLECGVWMHCVAVTAILVTAWVAVKNLPEASNNTEKLLNILLWVFWPSNQAFIVLTIACFTPIKYAIWPPNVGENHDLLQKVHNGPGAPTAFLFRPREEAKRWEERSNPIWGGGLDFVTVYTIWGIWAGLVFIWAWWL; via the exons ATGTCACATTCGTGGAACGAGAACGAGGCCATCGGCATCGAGACCTCGACTTGGGTTCGGTCGACGGACGTGTCCCAAGCCAACTATCCCTCCAagaaaaccaacaacaagcacgACAATGAGGAAAAGTTCGACAGGAACGCAATCGACGGCGGTAATTTGCAGGCCCGTATCCAAGCCCTTACCGACTCCGAGGAAACGTCCTCGGTTCTTTTCTGTCCTCATATGTGGCAGCGTTACCTTGTGAGGTTCGTCGCGTTTACAGCTACTCTACCGGCGGTGCTTCTGCTATGGGCTGCCTATTACCAGGGACGCACTATTGTCTCTTACTGGACAGGCGATGAGTCAAGCTACATTGCCCTGTCAAGATTGCAAATGCTCTCGGCAACGCTGTTCTTTCTTGTCGAGATTCTGTGGGCCG TTGACCAACTACTCGTTGCGTGGCAAATCAAAAGCTACAGCTTTTTCGGCACCTGGCGTCCTCGTCTTCGGCTGTTGGGCGAGAACAATCTCCCGTCTGTCGATGTGGTTATTTGTATTTGCAAAGAATCGGAAGCTATGGTCTACGGAACAGTTCTTGCTGCTTTCGATCTCGATTATCCTCTCGACAAACTGAGGGTCATTGTAACCGACGATGGCGGAGACAGCGCGGTAGAGAGCGGACTTGCTGCGCTCCGAAGCAGAGTCGGAAATGTATTCTACACCTCGAACTACGACAAAGCAACGGAGAAGCCTCCTGGAGTCAAAGCCGCCAATCTCAACAATGCCCTTCAGTTCATCGACAGTCTTCCTGGAGGCAGAGCGGAGTTGATCGCCGTGCTGGATGTAGACATGATTCCCGACAGAGCATGGCTCAGAGCAACGATTCCCCATTTTTACCCAGCTGGGGGATATCAGGAGGACGGAAAAGAGATAGGTTTGGTTTGCGGGGTTCAG ACTTTCTACAACATTCCCGACAACgacccaaccaaccaatcCAATTCTCTCCGTGTCAAATGCTACCACCCCATCCAAGATCAAGCGGGGAAGGGCCAATGCGCCGGGTCAGGCTGGGTCATGCGCCGGAAAGCCCTGGATGACTTACCTGGTGGGCAGTTTCCGACAACCTGTGTCTGCGAGGACTTCTACACGCAGTTTCTTCTGGGCCAAACCAACCACTGGATTACCGCCGCTGTTGCCGAGTATTTGCAATGTGGCCTGGTCCCTGATACCTACCAGGCACAACTCAAGCAATACACTCGCTGGTACCTCAGCAACCTTGCCGTGCAGGACCTTCATCAACTCTCAGGGCACTCCTGGATATCTCTCTTGGAAAAGCTGGTTTGGAAAGCGCCCGTTACCATggttgggttgatgatgatgcatcTGAAGCCTCACCTCGCCACCCTTCAGCTcatccttttccctctcctctttcttACCAAGACCCCGCTCATTGTTACGTCTCCCGACAGATCAGAGGAGCTGATCCGGTTGCTCAGGATTCATGCCGGTTCGGTATTCTTTTCCTATCTCCATCACGTTCACGTCGGCGTCATGGCAGGGTATAGAGCCTCGATCATGGATTGGGGCATGACAAAGTGGCTAAGCCCGCATTACACAGTTGCTTACATGAAGACATACTTCCCGGGGCTATTCAACTCCACTCAGTCAAAGAAATCCAGCGCCGCTGCCTTCGTCTCAACTGGCAGTCTCAAGGACAAGCTCTTCGAACGCTTTCCAGCGCGGCGGGGAGGCCTGTCGAAGAGACTGAACCACATCCTTCTTGAGTGTGGTGTCTGGATGCACTGTGTGGCTGTCACAGCCATACTCGTCACGGCCTGGGTCGCTGTGAAGAATCTTCCCGAGGCCTCAAACAACACGGAGAAGCTCCTCAATATTCTGCTCTGGGTTTTCTGGCCCTCAAATCAGGCTTTCATTGTTCTTACGATAGCCTGCTTTACTCCGATCAAGTACGCCATTTGGCCCCCCAACGTCGGCGAGAACCATGACTTGCTCCAGAAGGTCCACAACGGACCGGGGGCGCCCACCGCTTTTCTATTCCGCCCCAGAGAGGAGGCAAAGCgctgggaggagagaagtAATCCGatttggggtggagggctGGATTTCGTGACGGTTTACACCATTTGGGGTATCTGGGCCGGGTTGGTGTTCATTTGGGCCTGGTGGCTCTAG
- a CDS encoding hypothetical protein (COG:T; EggNog:ENOG503NVEP), whose translation MPGPAKQNPGTTGPGSGSGSGLRKRRPSLTETIVQTATDIEHRLELLLFDQLEPWRRDNPSILRGYRPTSYSFRASFRSLFYLHNESVNIWSHLLGAFFSVILSTYLYRLIHPRFDTASSADILVFSCFFAGAFLCLGMSATYHAISNHSDKVAKWGNKLDYTGIVFLIVGSYVPALWYGFWCEPGKLTVYLGAICLLGSGCIMVSWFDHFRTPAWRPYRALMFVSLGLSGVLPIIHALITLYTYDELNKRMGLNWVIFQGALYIFGAFLYAARFPERRFPGKFDIFGSSHQLFHIFVLLAAASHLYGMTKAFDFHHSTGVGALCAS comes from the exons ATGCCCGGCCCCGCCAAACAAAATCCCGGCACCACCGGTCcaggctccggctccggctccggcctCCGCAAACGccgcccctccctcaccgaaACCATCGTCCAAACCGCCACCGACATCGAGCACAGGCTcgaactcctcctcttcgacCAACTTGAGCCATGGCGCCGcgacaacccctccatcctccgcgGCTACCGCCCAACCTCGTACTCCTTCCGCGCCTCCTTCAGGTCGTTGTTCTACCTCCACAACGAATCAGTCAACATCTGGTCtcacctcctcggcgccTTCTTTTCCGTCATTCTGTCCACATACCTGTATCGGTTGATTCACCCCCGCTTTGacaccgcctcctcggccgacATCTTGGTGTTTTCCTGCTTTTTCGCGGGCGCCTTCTTGTGCCTGGGGATGAGCGCGACGTACCATGCGATTAGCAACCACTCGGACAAGGTGGCCAAGTGGGGGAACAAGCTCGACTACACCGGCATCGTTTTCTTGATAGTGGGGAGTTACGTGCCGGCGCTGTGGTATGGGTTTTGGTGCGAGCCTGGGAAGCTGACGGTGTATCTGGGAGCG ATCTGCCTCTTAGGCTCTGGCTGCATCATGGTATCGTGGTTCGACCACTTCCGCACTCCCGCTTGGAGGCCTTACCGTGCCCTCATGTTCGTGTCTTTGGGTCTCTCAGGGGTATTGCCTATTATCCATGCGTTAATCACTCTCTACACATACGACGAGCTTAACAAAAGAATGGGTCTTAACTGGGTCATCTTCCAAGGGGCGTTGTATATTTTTGGGGCGTTCCTGTATGCG GCTCGTTTCCCAGAGCGTCGCTTCCCAGGAAAGTTTGACATCTTTGGAAGTTCTCATCAGCTTTTCCACATCTTTGTCTTGCTTGCCGCGGCCTCGCATTTATACGGAATGACAAAGGCTTTTGACTTTCACCATTCTACCGGTGTCGGAGCATTGTGTGCTTCATGA
- a CDS encoding hypothetical protein (EggNog:ENOG503NYUW; COG:S) has translation MAPRPARRSARGVRKNYNEASSIVLDDDEEPIQVPDNDRDIDDDLGSGSNGVPDFDADGHGADDDPSSDGDEVDEDGNPKTTTASKYQQKGKRNAGAGMIQSRKGFHDIPHYPLETRIVTRVYAGPLRRYARYSALRDSMYGPEIPRIRVIWALETKWSAFPVLPPKAGASEVRGIMPSPWVPQGFEKNQTLAASKWYEGYHLHCPVEELQVCHHVAAHQGESLVPNANGELVTLLGPWDRQREFILPRRGSLEIAENGSPFTEDDIVTDGEEARSRGWMIDVGGIPLAIAWAPFFLRNNRQVLAVATIPFSDQDSSLVVEENSGNHNATSEIQGSVQFWEFAAEEDSSKEGMATPAKRPSRLLGAKCFSWGRPKRMQFCPVPMDESASPSTNGILAVLCSDGRVRVIDCKAIHEDQVPDYACMEAPMVTFGQDNDYNVEVTCLTWANTNRLALGHSDGSITLWSVYPKTLLQRHGAHTTYVIDICSAYPSNPYLVASVPVGGCATLTDMSHPSSEFTYFPVPAISFQPNLLCWNESMQGFMALYPSSTPNTTIAFLHHRFFAQARSICTGPNTLTCVSVGTTHPFILVGCADGSVFACNALQKLFKQKGEPLRKLKIFEHEYRPVVATRSSQGNSIRGAVRILQGYLPEVNDDPRTEKRKEMDRKKRLEREKKSKYTASGKKKGRPKKNAGLEPEQPEEEHDLEGELQEKLASRVVIHEPLTRVTAVAWNPNTNFSCWAACAMASGIIKVMDLGVEDFRA, from the exons ATGGCGCCTCGACCAGCTCGACGAAGCGCGAGGGGTGTGAGGAAAAACTACAATGAGGCAAGCAGCATTGTGctcgatgacgacgaggagccGATTCAGGTCCCGGATAACGACAGGGATATCGACGACGACCTTGGCTCCGGATCCAACGGTGTACCTGACTTTGACGCAGACGGCCATGGCGCAGACGATGACCCCAGTAgcgatggcgatgaggtAGACGAGGATGGAAATCCAAAAACGACCACAGCTTCAAAGTATCAACAAAAAGGGAAGCGGAATGCCGGTGCCGGCATGATACAGTCTCGCAAAGGCTTCCACGACATCCCCCACTACCCTTTGGAAACGCGTATCGTGACCCGCGTGTATGCCGGTCCGCTTAGACGCTATGCTCGCTATTCGGCCCTCAGAGATTCCATGTACGGTCCTGAGATCCCTCGCATCAGAGTTATTTGGGCTTTGGAAACCAAATGGAGCGCCTTCCCCGTTCTGCCTCCCAAAGCCGGCGCTTCAGAAGTCAGAGGCATCATGCCGAGCCCTTGGGTTCCGCAAGGCTTTGAGAAGAACCAGACATTAGCAGCATCAAAGTGGTATGAGGGGTACCACCTTCATTGTCCCGTTGAGGAGCTCCAGGTCTGCCATCACGTTGCCGCCCACCAGGGGGAAAGTCTGGTACCAAACGCAAATGGAGAGCTGGTGACGCTGCTGGGGCCATGGGATCGCCAGCGAGAGTTTATTCTGCCTCGGCGCGGAAGCTTGGAGATAGCAGAAAACGGTTCGCCATTTACAGAGGATGATATCGTCAcagatggtgaagaagctcgaTCGAGAGGGTGGATGATTGATGTTGGGGGCATTCCTCTGGCCATAGCTTGGGCACCTTTCTTCCTCAGGAACAACAGACAGGTCCTTGCGGTAGCTACCATCCCTTTCTCGGACCAAGATTCGTCCCTCGTCGTCGAAGAGAATTCCGGCAACCATAATGCTACTTCGGAGATCCAAGGATCTGTCCAGTTTTGGGAATTCGCTGCTGAAGaagacagcagcaaggaAGGGATGGCAACGCCTGCCAAACGACCTTCCCGTCTTCTGGGGGCAAAGTGCTTTTCGTGGGGCCGGCCCAAGCGTATGCAATTTTGTCCAGTTCCCATGGACGAGTCCGCGTCGCCTTCAACCAACGGCATTCTTGCTGTGCTGTGCAGCGATGGAAGAGTCCGCGTCATAGATTGTAAGGCGATCCATGAAGATCAAGTACCCGATTACG CTTGTATGGAGGCACCGATGGTCACGTTTGGACAGGACAATGACTACAACGTTGAGGTTACCTGCCTAACCTGGGCTAACACGAACCGCCTCGCGCTTGGTCACAGTGATGGATCAATCACGCTGTGGTCAGTCTATCCCAAGACGCTGCTGCAGCGCCACGGTGCTCACACGACCTACGTTATCGACATCTGCTCGGCCTATCCGTCGAATCCATATCTGGTCGCCTCCGTCCCCGTGGGCGGCTGCGCGACTTTGACCGACATGTCACACCCCAGCTCCGAGTTCACCTACTTCCCGGTTCCGGCGATTAGCTTCCAGCCCAATCTGCTCTGTTGGAACGAGTCGATGCAAGGCTTCATGGCGCTGTACCCCTCGTCcactcccaacaccaccattgcGTTTCTCCATCATCGCTTCTTCGCCCAGGCCCGCAGCATCTGCACCGGTCCCAACACGCTAACCTGTGTCTCGGTTGGCACGACGCATCCTTTTATTCTTGTCGGCTGCGCAGATGGGTCGGTCTTCGCTTGCAACGCACTGCAGAAGTTGTTTAAGCAGAAAGGGGAACCACTGAGGAAACTCAAGATCTTTGAGCATGAATACAGACCAGTCGTCGCTACTCGGAGCAGCCAGGGCAATTCCATCCGCGGTGCAGTTCGGATACTCCAGGGATACTTGCCCGAGGTCAACGATGACCCGCGAacagaaaagagaaaagaaatggaCCGtaagaagaggttggagagggagaaaaaGAGCAAGTACACGGCCAgcgggaagaagaagggtaGGCCCAAGAAGAATGCTGGTCTCGAACCTGAACAGCCTGAAGAGGAGCACGACCTTGAAGGGGAGCTGCAGGAAAAGCTCGCGTCCAGGGTCGTAATCCACGAGCCACTGACCAGAGTCACGGCCGTTGCGTGGAACCCGAATACTAACTTCAGTTGCTGGGCTGCCTGCGCCATGGCTTCCGGCATCATCAAAGTCATGGACCTGGGCGTGGAAGACTTCAGAGCGTAA